Proteins found in one Salvia splendens isolate huo1 chromosome 10, SspV2, whole genome shotgun sequence genomic segment:
- the LOC121751632 gene encoding uncharacterized protein LOC121751632 isoform X3, which yields METDAMSASSKFDISLSSPDRPLYASVHRGSYGAASLDRSGSFRENLENPLLSSLPNMTRSNSTITQNDVLNFFHCVRVDPKSMVVDHKLNRPAAFKRLASSAVGMPMEDSLPTSSKSKQLTSALDDLRRLKSGVRESGTKARERVKIFNDCLSVINKCFPAIPSRKRSRLDTLSYDRSNTLLRIDRAASGVGVGKMGWQNHATANGFELEQQKSEGRTKITNPSKRTRTSIVDARMDARANNLARPPGDVDKDRDAVRIPSSNSVQGEDRTLSIAVEGWENSKMKKKRTRIKIDNGSSSMRAKAVDGYREPKQGTHPHQIPEARSRVADAYGFRSGAANGGLGLVKSEATSQTSSGMLSSMSRTDSENSSILHERREHPNGQEKERVNLKAVNKANSREDVSCSSPTSGSKLNANVRGPRSGLGGGVSKMSQAVQRSVSSNDWDLSNCTNKVAGGLGANSRKRTPSARSSSPVANWAQRPQKISRTARRTSLLPVVSGNDEDPVMDAASDMMVNERCFPAGSSKQTKIKGDNIFPAALFESDGSVAAEIKSRNKNKKCDELDEKSVQNVQKISALLLPPRKNKAVNADDHGDGVRRQGRTGRGFTSSRSLFPLSVEKLGNVGTTKQIRSSRLGLDKTESRAGRPPTRKLSDRKAYTRQKHIAINSVSDFLVGADDGHEELLAAANAVTNTAQALTSPFWKKMEPLFHFITDVHISYLKDQINSGITVDTPAPVQIDTASCILVPDYGSNEFGRGETKARCVDFSPEHVAPGVKKSDEISMYQRIIAALIPEEDHDLKYDAYESSFEIEKDLGSDTVCSHLSPSCDLSGCPTFNGYDSNSNGRSFYELEQNNMSIPGMGFPNCDHLQDGLHTDQLTPSTICSEYQYQDMSINERLIMEVHSIGIYPDLVSGDEISGDITRLDEKYQEQVSLKKSLLGKLLCSATDAKELQQKDFEERALNKLVGMAYEKYMSYCGPNAHGMKSASGKMAKQAALAFVKRTMERYQEFEETGKSCFDDPLYKDIFLSGVSHLFDGQPLNSSTDTESEKLHLGASGSSIEARTSAPLGPQQSPSSNNQDAYSSEVFPSDNLGSEQVNGKADSWSNRVKRREVLLDNVGGIISTGLGGSLSCSAKGKRSERDREGKGNNREAFSKQGMAKSSRTVSASVKGDRKSKARTKQKTAHFSASINGSLGNTGEQENGIFSAMLKSSENSQSNSGKDNNNHSNDMLEEPIDLSGLQLPDMDDLGVTDDLGGQGEDLGSWFMNIEDDVLHDNDCIGGLGIPMDDLTELNMMV from the exons ATGGAAACTGATGCCATGTCAGCATCTAGCAAATTCGATATTTCATTGAGTAGTCCTGATAGGCCATTGTATGCATCTGTCCACCGTGGTTCCTACGGTGCTGCCTCACTGGACAGATCAGGTAGCTTTCGTGAGAACTTGGAGAACCCACTTTTGTCAAGTCTTCCAAATATGACACGAAGCAACTCAACGATAACTCAAAATGATGTACTCAACTTCTTCCATTGTGTGCGTGTTGATCCAAAGTCTATGGTCGTAGATCATAAGTTGAATAGGCCAGCAGCTTTTAAGCGGCTTGCAAGTTCTGCTGTTGGCATGCCCATGGAAGATTCTCTTCCCACATCTTCGAAAAGCAAACAACTAACTTCTGCATTAGATGATCTCAGACGCCTAAAATCTGGTGTGCGGGAAAGTGGTACTAAAGCTAG GGAACGCGTGAAGATATTCAATGACTGTTTATCAGTAATTAATAAGTGTTTCCCTGCTATTCCATCGAGAAAGAGATCCCGGCTGGATACCTTGTCTTATGATCGGTCCAACACATTGTTGAGGATTGATCGTGCAGCATCTGGAGTGGGTGTTGGGAAAATGGGATGGCAAAACCATGCTACTGCAAATGGTTTTGAGCTGGAGCAACAAAAGTCTGAAGGAAGGACAAAGATTACCAATCCAAGCAAGCGCACTCGAACTTCTATAGTTGACGCTAGG ATGGATGCACGTGCCAATAACCTTGCAAGACCACCTGGGGATGTGGATAAGGACAGGGATGCAGTAAGAATCCCTAGTTCTAATTCTGTTCAGGGTGAGGATCGAACACTATCGATTGCTGTTGAAGGTTGGGAGAATTCCAAAATGAAGAAAAAGCGCACACGTATAAAGATAGACAATGGCTCTAGTTCAATGAGAGCAAAAGCAGTTGATGGTTATAGGGAACCTAAACAAGGAACACATCCACATCAAATTCCTGAAGCCCGTTCAAGGGTGGCCGATGCCTATGGCTTCAG ATCTGGTGCTGCTAATGGAGGCTTAGGGCTAGTGAAAAGTGAGGCTACCTCCCAGACCAGTTCAGGGATGCTGTCATCTATGTCTCGGACTGATTCTGAGAACAGCTCTATTCTCCATGAGCGGAGAGAGCATCCTAATGGACAAGAGAAAGAAAGGGTGAATCTGAAAGCTGTAAACAA GGCAAATTCACGAGAAGATGTCAGTTGCAGTAGCCCTACTTCAGGCTCAAAATTGAATGCTAATGTCCGGGGCCCACGCTCAGGTTTAGGTGGTGGTGTCTCTAAGATGTCCCAAGCAGTGCAACGGTCTGTATCATCTAATGATTGGGATCTTTCTAACTGTACAAACAAGGTTGCGGGTGGCCTTGGGGCCAACAGTCGTAAACGGACCCCTTCTGCCCGGTCTTCATCTCCTGTTGCCAATTGGGCTCAGAGGCCACAGAAGATTTCTCGAACGGCAAGAAGAACTAGTTTATTACCAGTTGTTTCTGGAAATGATGAGGACCCTGTTATGGATGCTGCATCTGACATGATGGTTAATGAAAGATGTTTTCCTGCTGGTTCTTCTAAGCAAACCAAAATAAAAGGTGACAATATCTTTCCAGCTGCATTATTTGAAAGTGATGGATCAGTGGCAGCTGAAATCAAGTCAAGAAACAAGAATAAGAAGTGCGATGAGCTGGATGAGAAAAGTGTTCAGAATGTCCAGAAAATCTCAGCTCTGCTTCTACCACCAAGGAAAAATAAGGCAGTCAATGCGGACGACCACGGAGATGGTGTAAGGAGACAAGGCAGAACTGGTCGAGGATTTACTTCCTCTAGGTCCCTCTTCCCTTTGTCAGTAGAAAAGCTTGGGAATGTGGGGACCACTAAACAAATTAGAAGTTCTAGACTTGGTCTTGACAAGACTGAAAG CAGAGCAGGGAGGCCACCTACAAGAAAACTTTCTGACAGGAAGGCTTACACAAGGCAAAAGCATATTGCCATCAATTCAGTATCAGATTTCCTTG TTGGTGCCGATGATGGTCATGAAGAGCTTTTGGCTGCTGCAAATGCTGTTACAAACACTG CGCAAGCTCTCACTAGCCCATTCTGGAAGAAGATGGAgcctttatttcattttatcactgatGTGCATATATCTTATTTGAAAGATCAG ATTAATTCTGGTATAACAGTGGACACGCCTGCTCCAGTTCAAATCGATACAGCTAGCTGCATTTTAGTACCTGACTATGGCTCGAATGAATTTGGGAGAGGCGAGACTAAAGCAAGATGTGTGGATTTTAGCCCTGAGCATGTTGCTCCAGGCGTGAAGAAGTCGGATGAGATTTCCATGTACCAGAGAATTATTGCGGCTTTGATTCCTGAAGAAGACCATGACCTCAAATATGATGCGTATGAATCTTCATTTGAGATTGAAAAAGATTTGGGATCAGATACCGTCTGTTCTCACTTGTCACCAAGTTGTGACCTTTCTGGATGTCCTACGTTTAATGGATATGATTCAAATTCAAATGGAAGATCATTTTACGAACTGGAGCAGAACAATATGTCAATTCCTGGCATGGGTTTCCCGAACTGTGACCATTTACAAGATGGTTTACACACAGACCAGTTGACACCTAGCACAATATGTTCGGAGTATCAGTATCAAGATATGTCAATAAATGAAAGACTAATTATGGAGGTTCATAGCATAGGAATCTACCCAGATTTAGTG AGTGGAGATGAAATAAGTGGGGATATCACTAGGTTGGATGAGAAGTACCAGGAACAG GTTTCACTGAAGAAGAGCTTGCTTGGTAAACTTCTCTGTTCTGCTACTGATGCTAAAGAGCTCCAGCAGAA GGATTTTGAAGAGCGTGCTCTTAATAAACTTGTGGGAATGGCCTATGAGAAGTACATG AGTTACTGTGGACCTAATGCCCATGGGATGAAAAGTGCCAGTGGTAAAATGGCCAAGCAAGCAGCCTTAGCTTTTGTTAAGCGGACGATGGAACGGTACCAAGAATTTGAGGAGACAGGAAAGAGCTGCTTTGACGATCCTCTTTATAAGGACATTTTCCTTTCTGGTGTATCCCACCTTTTTGATGGGCAACCTTTGAACTCTAGCACTGATACTGAGTCTGAAAAACTGCATCTTGGAGCATCTGGAAGCTCTATTGAAGCTAGAACTTCAG CTCCTCTGGGTCCACAGCAGAGCCCCAGTTCAAACAATCAAGATGCATATTCTTCTGAAGTATTCCCATCAGATAATCTGGGTTCCGAACAAGTTAATGGTAAAGCAGACAGTTGGTCAAATAGAGTAAAAAGGAGGGAAGTGTTACTTGATAATGTAGGTGGAATCATCAGCACTGGCCTAGGTGGTTCTCTCTCATGCAGTGCTAAGGGAAAAAGGAGTGAGAGGGATAGAGAGGGAAAAGGAAACAACAGAGAGGCTTTCTCCAAACAAGGAATGGCGAAAAGTAGCCGCACTGTTTCGGCCTCTGTCAAAGGAGATAGAAAGTCCAAGGCAAGAACCAAGCAGAAAACTGCTCATTTTTCTGCTTCAATCAATGGTTCTCTGGGAAATACGGGAGAACAAGAAAACGGAATATTCTCAGCAATGCTTAAATCAAGTGAGAATAGCCAAAGTAACTCTGGAAAGGATAACAACAACCATTCCAATGACATGTTGGAGGAACCAATTGATTTATCTGGGCTGCAACTGCCTGATATGGATGATTTAGGAGTTACTGATGATCTAGGTGGTCAAGGAGAGGACCTAGGATCATGGTTTATGAATATTGAGGATGACGTGTTACATGATAATGATTGTATTGGTGGCCTTGGAATCCCAATGGATGACCTGACAGAGTTGAATATGATGGTTTGA
- the LOC121751632 gene encoding uncharacterized protein LOC121751632 isoform X2, whose translation METDAMSASSKFDISLSSPDRPLYASVHRGSYGAASLDRSGSFRENLENPLLSSLPNMTRSNSTITQNDVLNFFHCVRVDPKSMVVDHKLNRPAAFKRLASSAVGMPMEDSLPTSSKSKQLTSALDDLRRLKSGVRESGTKARERVKIFNDCLSVINKCFPAIPSRKRSRLDTLSYDRSNTLLRIDRAASGVGVGKMGWQNHATANGFELEQQKSEGRTKITNPSKRTRTSIVDARMDARANNLARPPGDVDKDRDAVRIPSSNSVQGEDRTLSIAVEGWENSKMKKKRTRIKIDNGSSSMRAKAVDGYREPKQGTHPHQIPEARSRVADAYGFRSGAANGGLGLVKSEATSQTSSGMLSSMSRTDSENSSILHERREHPNGQEKERVNLKAVNKANSREDVSCSSPTSGSKLNANVRGPRSGLGGGVSKMSQAVQRSVSSNDWDLSNCTNKVAGGLGANSRKRTPSARSSSPVANWAQRPQKISRTARRTSLLPVVSGNDEDPVMDAASDMMVNERCFPAGSSKQTKIKGDNIFPAALFESDGSVAAEIKSRNKNKKCDELDEKSVQNVQKISALLLPPRKNKAVNADDHGDGVRRQGRTGRGFTSSRSLFPLSVEKLGNVGTTKQIRSSRLGLDKTERAGRPPTRKLSDRKAYTRQKHIAINSVSDFLVGADDGHEELLAAANAVTNTAQALTSPFWKKMEPLFHFITDVHISYLKDQINSGITVDTPAPVQIDTASCILVPDYGSNEFGRGETKARCVDFSPEHVAPGVKKSDEISMYQRIIAALIPEEDHDLKYDAYESSFEIEKDLGSDTVCSHLSPSCDLSGCPTFNGYDSNSNGRSFYELEQNNMSIPGMGFPNCDHLQDGLHTDQLTPSTICSEYQYQDMSINERLIMEVHSIGIYPDLVSYVAQSGDEISGDITRLDEKYQEQVSLKKSLLGKLLCSATDAKELQQKDFEERALNKLVGMAYEKYMSYCGPNAHGMKSASGKMAKQAALAFVKRTMERYQEFEETGKSCFDDPLYKDIFLSGVSHLFDGQPLNSSTDTESEKLHLGASGSSIEARTSAPLGPQQSPSSNNQDAYSSEVFPSDNLGSEQVNGKADSWSNRVKRREVLLDNVGGIISTGLGGSLSCSAKGKRSERDREGKGNNREAFSKQGMAKSSRTVSASVKGDRKSKARTKQKTAHFSASINGSLGNTGEQENGIFSAMLKSSENSQSNSGKDNNNHSNDMLEEPIDLSGLQLPDMDDLGVTDDLGGQGEDLGSWFMNIEDDVLHDNDCIGGLGIPMDDLTELNMMV comes from the exons ATGGAAACTGATGCCATGTCAGCATCTAGCAAATTCGATATTTCATTGAGTAGTCCTGATAGGCCATTGTATGCATCTGTCCACCGTGGTTCCTACGGTGCTGCCTCACTGGACAGATCAGGTAGCTTTCGTGAGAACTTGGAGAACCCACTTTTGTCAAGTCTTCCAAATATGACACGAAGCAACTCAACGATAACTCAAAATGATGTACTCAACTTCTTCCATTGTGTGCGTGTTGATCCAAAGTCTATGGTCGTAGATCATAAGTTGAATAGGCCAGCAGCTTTTAAGCGGCTTGCAAGTTCTGCTGTTGGCATGCCCATGGAAGATTCTCTTCCCACATCTTCGAAAAGCAAACAACTAACTTCTGCATTAGATGATCTCAGACGCCTAAAATCTGGTGTGCGGGAAAGTGGTACTAAAGCTAG GGAACGCGTGAAGATATTCAATGACTGTTTATCAGTAATTAATAAGTGTTTCCCTGCTATTCCATCGAGAAAGAGATCCCGGCTGGATACCTTGTCTTATGATCGGTCCAACACATTGTTGAGGATTGATCGTGCAGCATCTGGAGTGGGTGTTGGGAAAATGGGATGGCAAAACCATGCTACTGCAAATGGTTTTGAGCTGGAGCAACAAAAGTCTGAAGGAAGGACAAAGATTACCAATCCAAGCAAGCGCACTCGAACTTCTATAGTTGACGCTAGG ATGGATGCACGTGCCAATAACCTTGCAAGACCACCTGGGGATGTGGATAAGGACAGGGATGCAGTAAGAATCCCTAGTTCTAATTCTGTTCAGGGTGAGGATCGAACACTATCGATTGCTGTTGAAGGTTGGGAGAATTCCAAAATGAAGAAAAAGCGCACACGTATAAAGATAGACAATGGCTCTAGTTCAATGAGAGCAAAAGCAGTTGATGGTTATAGGGAACCTAAACAAGGAACACATCCACATCAAATTCCTGAAGCCCGTTCAAGGGTGGCCGATGCCTATGGCTTCAG ATCTGGTGCTGCTAATGGAGGCTTAGGGCTAGTGAAAAGTGAGGCTACCTCCCAGACCAGTTCAGGGATGCTGTCATCTATGTCTCGGACTGATTCTGAGAACAGCTCTATTCTCCATGAGCGGAGAGAGCATCCTAATGGACAAGAGAAAGAAAGGGTGAATCTGAAAGCTGTAAACAA GGCAAATTCACGAGAAGATGTCAGTTGCAGTAGCCCTACTTCAGGCTCAAAATTGAATGCTAATGTCCGGGGCCCACGCTCAGGTTTAGGTGGTGGTGTCTCTAAGATGTCCCAAGCAGTGCAACGGTCTGTATCATCTAATGATTGGGATCTTTCTAACTGTACAAACAAGGTTGCGGGTGGCCTTGGGGCCAACAGTCGTAAACGGACCCCTTCTGCCCGGTCTTCATCTCCTGTTGCCAATTGGGCTCAGAGGCCACAGAAGATTTCTCGAACGGCAAGAAGAACTAGTTTATTACCAGTTGTTTCTGGAAATGATGAGGACCCTGTTATGGATGCTGCATCTGACATGATGGTTAATGAAAGATGTTTTCCTGCTGGTTCTTCTAAGCAAACCAAAATAAAAGGTGACAATATCTTTCCAGCTGCATTATTTGAAAGTGATGGATCAGTGGCAGCTGAAATCAAGTCAAGAAACAAGAATAAGAAGTGCGATGAGCTGGATGAGAAAAGTGTTCAGAATGTCCAGAAAATCTCAGCTCTGCTTCTACCACCAAGGAAAAATAAGGCAGTCAATGCGGACGACCACGGAGATGGTGTAAGGAGACAAGGCAGAACTGGTCGAGGATTTACTTCCTCTAGGTCCCTCTTCCCTTTGTCAGTAGAAAAGCTTGGGAATGTGGGGACCACTAAACAAATTAGAAGTTCTAGACTTGGTCTTGACAAGACTGAAAG AGCAGGGAGGCCACCTACAAGAAAACTTTCTGACAGGAAGGCTTACACAAGGCAAAAGCATATTGCCATCAATTCAGTATCAGATTTCCTTG TTGGTGCCGATGATGGTCATGAAGAGCTTTTGGCTGCTGCAAATGCTGTTACAAACACTG CGCAAGCTCTCACTAGCCCATTCTGGAAGAAGATGGAgcctttatttcattttatcactgatGTGCATATATCTTATTTGAAAGATCAG ATTAATTCTGGTATAACAGTGGACACGCCTGCTCCAGTTCAAATCGATACAGCTAGCTGCATTTTAGTACCTGACTATGGCTCGAATGAATTTGGGAGAGGCGAGACTAAAGCAAGATGTGTGGATTTTAGCCCTGAGCATGTTGCTCCAGGCGTGAAGAAGTCGGATGAGATTTCCATGTACCAGAGAATTATTGCGGCTTTGATTCCTGAAGAAGACCATGACCTCAAATATGATGCGTATGAATCTTCATTTGAGATTGAAAAAGATTTGGGATCAGATACCGTCTGTTCTCACTTGTCACCAAGTTGTGACCTTTCTGGATGTCCTACGTTTAATGGATATGATTCAAATTCAAATGGAAGATCATTTTACGAACTGGAGCAGAACAATATGTCAATTCCTGGCATGGGTTTCCCGAACTGTGACCATTTACAAGATGGTTTACACACAGACCAGTTGACACCTAGCACAATATGTTCGGAGTATCAGTATCAAGATATGTCAATAAATGAAAGACTAATTATGGAGGTTCATAGCATAGGAATCTACCCAGATTTAGTG TCTTATGTGGCACAGAGTGGAGATGAAATAAGTGGGGATATCACTAGGTTGGATGAGAAGTACCAGGAACAG GTTTCACTGAAGAAGAGCTTGCTTGGTAAACTTCTCTGTTCTGCTACTGATGCTAAAGAGCTCCAGCAGAA GGATTTTGAAGAGCGTGCTCTTAATAAACTTGTGGGAATGGCCTATGAGAAGTACATG AGTTACTGTGGACCTAATGCCCATGGGATGAAAAGTGCCAGTGGTAAAATGGCCAAGCAAGCAGCCTTAGCTTTTGTTAAGCGGACGATGGAACGGTACCAAGAATTTGAGGAGACAGGAAAGAGCTGCTTTGACGATCCTCTTTATAAGGACATTTTCCTTTCTGGTGTATCCCACCTTTTTGATGGGCAACCTTTGAACTCTAGCACTGATACTGAGTCTGAAAAACTGCATCTTGGAGCATCTGGAAGCTCTATTGAAGCTAGAACTTCAG CTCCTCTGGGTCCACAGCAGAGCCCCAGTTCAAACAATCAAGATGCATATTCTTCTGAAGTATTCCCATCAGATAATCTGGGTTCCGAACAAGTTAATGGTAAAGCAGACAGTTGGTCAAATAGAGTAAAAAGGAGGGAAGTGTTACTTGATAATGTAGGTGGAATCATCAGCACTGGCCTAGGTGGTTCTCTCTCATGCAGTGCTAAGGGAAAAAGGAGTGAGAGGGATAGAGAGGGAAAAGGAAACAACAGAGAGGCTTTCTCCAAACAAGGAATGGCGAAAAGTAGCCGCACTGTTTCGGCCTCTGTCAAAGGAGATAGAAAGTCCAAGGCAAGAACCAAGCAGAAAACTGCTCATTTTTCTGCTTCAATCAATGGTTCTCTGGGAAATACGGGAGAACAAGAAAACGGAATATTCTCAGCAATGCTTAAATCAAGTGAGAATAGCCAAAGTAACTCTGGAAAGGATAACAACAACCATTCCAATGACATGTTGGAGGAACCAATTGATTTATCTGGGCTGCAACTGCCTGATATGGATGATTTAGGAGTTACTGATGATCTAGGTGGTCAAGGAGAGGACCTAGGATCATGGTTTATGAATATTGAGGATGACGTGTTACATGATAATGATTGTATTGGTGGCCTTGGAATCCCAATGGATGACCTGACAGAGTTGAATATGATGGTTTGA